The following coding sequences are from one Limnobacter sp. SAORIC-580 window:
- a CDS encoding nitrite/sulfite reductase has protein sequence MYKYDDYDHALVRERVAQFRNQTERFLKDELTDEEFRPLRLQNGLYIQRHAPMLRVAIPYGLLGAKQLHKLADIAAKYDRNYAHFTTRQNIQYNWPALENVPAILAELAEVEMHAIQTSGNCIRNTTSDPFAGIAKDEFVDPRPFCELIRQWSTFHPEFAHLPRKFKIAVNGAAEDRAAVQVHDIGVNLTRNAAGEVVAQVLAGGGLGRTPVIGSVIKNDLPWQELLTYIEAVMRVYNRYGRRDNLYKARIKILVRAIGPEEFSRQVEEEWQHIKGGVSVIPQKEFDRVSSFFTAPAYEQFSAEQVATIAEQNRGLRAKHVGFDRWLTRNAREHRQPGYVAISISLKRPGIAPGDATTDEMHLIADLAEQYSFGELRVTHEQNFVLSDVAEQDLFELWSTLKEHNLAMPNIGLVSDMIACPGGDFCSLANAKSIPIALGIQEAVDNLDYQFDLGDLSLNISGCINSCGHHHIGNIGILGVDKNGEEWYQVTLGGRQGNEASIGKVIGKSFYAEDVPGVVVKLLEVYVRERHEDELFIDTLDRIGAEPFKDHVYANKEAA, from the coding sequence ATGTACAAATACGACGACTACGACCACGCCCTTGTACGCGAACGCGTGGCTCAGTTTCGCAACCAAACCGAGCGCTTTTTGAAGGATGAACTGACAGACGAAGAGTTCCGCCCCCTGCGCCTGCAAAACGGCCTGTACATTCAGCGCCATGCGCCCATGCTGCGCGTGGCCATTCCTTACGGCCTGCTGGGTGCAAAACAGTTGCACAAGCTTGCCGATATTGCGGCCAAATACGACCGCAACTACGCACACTTCACAACGCGCCAGAATATTCAGTACAACTGGCCTGCACTGGAAAATGTACCTGCGATTCTTGCTGAACTGGCTGAAGTTGAAATGCACGCCATTCAAACCAGCGGCAACTGCATTCGCAACACCACCAGCGATCCGTTTGCAGGTATTGCGAAAGACGAGTTTGTAGATCCACGCCCATTCTGCGAATTGATTCGCCAGTGGAGCACCTTCCACCCTGAGTTCGCTCACCTGCCCCGCAAATTCAAGATTGCAGTGAATGGCGCAGCAGAAGATCGCGCTGCCGTGCAAGTGCACGACATTGGTGTGAATTTGACCCGCAATGCTGCTGGCGAAGTGGTAGCCCAAGTGCTGGCGGGCGGTGGTCTGGGTCGTACACCCGTGATCGGCTCTGTCATCAAGAACGACCTGCCCTGGCAGGAACTGCTGACCTACATCGAAGCGGTGATGCGCGTGTACAACCGCTATGGTCGCCGCGACAACCTGTACAAAGCACGCATCAAAATTCTGGTGCGTGCCATTGGCCCCGAAGAATTCTCCAGGCAGGTTGAAGAAGAGTGGCAGCACATCAAAGGTGGTGTGTCGGTGATTCCCCAGAAAGAATTTGACCGTGTTTCATCTTTCTTCACGGCCCCCGCCTACGAGCAGTTCAGTGCTGAACAGGTGGCCACCATTGCAGAGCAAAACCGTGGCCTGCGCGCCAAGCATGTAGGCTTTGACCGCTGGCTAACCCGCAATGCACGTGAACACCGCCAGCCCGGTTATGTGGCCATCAGCATTTCACTGAAGCGCCCTGGTATCGCCCCTGGCGACGCCACCACCGATGAAATGCACTTGATTGCAGACCTGGCCGAGCAGTATTCATTCGGTGAGCTGCGTGTGACTCACGAACAAAACTTTGTACTGTCCGATGTGGCTGAGCAAGATTTGTTTGAGTTGTGGAGCACCCTGAAAGAACACAATTTGGCCATGCCGAATATTGGTTTGGTCAGCGACATGATTGCCTGCCCTGGCGGTGATTTCTGTTCACTGGCCAACGCCAAATCCATTCCGATTGCCTTGGGCATTCAGGAAGCCGTGGACAACCTCGATTACCAGTTTGATTTGGGCGATCTCAGCTTGAACATCTCGGGATGTATCAACTCCTGTGGTCACCACCACATTGGCAACATCGGTATTTTGGGTGTCGATAAAAACGGTGAGGAGTGGTACCAGGTTACGCTGGGCGGCCGCCAAGGAAACGAGGCATCCATCGGTAAGGTGATCGGCAAATCGTTTTACGCCGAAGATGTACCCGGTGTGGTGGTAAAGCTGCTTGAAGTGTATGTGCGCGAGCGTCATGAAGATGAGTTGTTCATCGACACCCTTGACCGCATTGGCGCCGAGCCCTTCAAAGACCACGTGTACGCCAACAAGGAGGCTGCATAA
- a CDS encoding DUF934 domain-containing protein, translating into MSQIIVKPLNGEAAIVTDEFVVVEVGTAEAPVAVPSEGKVLVHLSVWEASKAELTARAEAGDLGVYLNPEDNPEQLQGDVNVLKLIAFNFPVFKYGQGYSGAVLLRTRYGFKGEIRAFGDIWRDQFFYLARCGFTQFDIKEGKSLEDALNAFSDFTIPYQTSADGSLPVFNRRAAAAGA; encoded by the coding sequence ATGAGCCAAATTATTGTTAAGCCGTTAAACGGTGAAGCCGCAATTGTTACCGATGAATTTGTGGTTGTTGAAGTGGGTACGGCTGAAGCACCTGTGGCAGTTCCCTCCGAGGGCAAAGTGCTGGTGCACTTGTCCGTGTGGGAAGCAAGCAAGGCAGAATTGACTGCACGCGCCGAAGCGGGCGATTTGGGTGTGTACCTGAACCCCGAAGACAACCCGGAACAATTGCAGGGCGACGTGAATGTGCTCAAGCTGATTGCATTCAACTTCCCGGTGTTCAAATACGGCCAGGGTTATTCAGGCGCAGTATTGCTTCGCACACGCTATGGCTTCAAAGGCGAAATTCGCGCATTTGGCGACATTTGGCGCGATCAGTTTTTCTACCTGGCGCGTTGCGGCTTTACGCAATTCGACATCAAGGAAGGCAAGTCGCTTGAAGACGCATTGAATGCGTTTTCCGATTTCACCATTCCATACCAAACCAGTGCCGATGGGTCGCTGCCTGTGTTCAATCGCAGGGCTGCAGCGGCAGGAGCGTAA
- a CDS encoding phosphoadenylyl-sulfate reductase translates to MNAVNTSRFHSVEASPENNAAFEQVIAVFRGPHQPATDIAGKVQALETLLTQAAQEFDNIALASSLAAEDNVLFDVIARLKLNIRVFSLNTGRLHQQTLDVAPALQAKYGQTVQWFEPQAQAVETYVNTKGRDAFYESTALRKECCGIRKVEPLARALQGAKAWVTGQRQAQAATRAALPVREFDADRGIEKFNPLADWSEADVWTYVRQFEVPVNKLHFEGFPSIGCEPCTRAITIGEDIRAGRWWWEDPSSKECGLHNANLKK, encoded by the coding sequence ATGAATGCAGTGAACACTTCGCGCTTTCACAGTGTTGAAGCAAGCCCTGAAAACAACGCTGCATTCGAGCAAGTGATTGCTGTGTTTCGTGGCCCCCACCAGCCTGCCACCGACATCGCAGGCAAAGTGCAGGCGCTGGAAACCCTGTTGACCCAAGCCGCGCAAGAGTTCGACAACATTGCACTGGCCAGCAGCCTTGCGGCTGAGGACAATGTGTTGTTCGATGTAATCGCACGCTTGAAGCTAAACATTCGCGTATTCAGCCTGAACACGGGTCGCCTGCACCAGCAAACCCTGGATGTAGCCCCAGCCTTGCAAGCCAAGTATGGTCAAACAGTGCAGTGGTTTGAACCACAAGCGCAAGCTGTTGAAACCTACGTGAACACCAAAGGCCGCGATGCATTTTATGAGAGCACGGCGCTGCGCAAAGAATGCTGCGGTATTCGCAAGGTAGAACCTTTGGCGCGTGCCCTTCAAGGTGCAAAAGCCTGGGTAACCGGCCAACGCCAGGCGCAGGCAGCGACCCGCGCCGCACTGCCTGTGCGGGAATTCGATGCCGACCGCGGTATTGAAAAATTCAATCCGCTGGCGGATTGGAGCGAGGCCGATGTGTGGACCTATGTTCGCCAGTTTGAGGTGCCCGTGAACAAGCTGCACTTCGAAGGTTTCCCTTCAATTGGCTGCGAACCCTGCACTCGAGCAATCACCATTGGTGAAGACATTCGCGCCGGCCGCTGGTGGTGGGAAGACCCAAGCAGCAAGGAATGCGGTTTGCACAACGCAAATTTAAAGAAATAA
- the cysD gene encoding sulfate adenylyltransferase subunit CysD, which produces MSTQVSTQKHTMSHLDWLEAEAIYIMREVAAECARPAMLFSGGKDSIVMLRLAEKAFRPGKFPFPLVHIDTEHNFPEVIEFRDWKAKQLGEELIVRSLEGSIKKGTIRLPHPDASRNAFQSVTLLETQEEFGFDALMGGARRDEEKARAKERIFSFRDGFGQWDPKNQRPELWDLYNTRVHPGEHMRVFPISNWTELDVWQYIEREKLELPNIYYAHEREIIERNGLLVPVTEMTQPKAGETVTTRTVRFRTVGDITCTCPVASTAATPAEIITETAVTDITERGATRMDDQTSEASMERRKKEGYF; this is translated from the coding sequence ATGAGCACGCAAGTGAGCACGCAAAAACACACCATGTCCCACCTGGACTGGCTTGAAGCAGAAGCCATCTACATCATGCGCGAAGTCGCGGCGGAATGCGCACGTCCCGCCATGCTGTTCTCAGGCGGCAAAGATTCCATCGTGATGCTGCGCCTTGCGGAAAAAGCATTTCGCCCTGGCAAGTTTCCATTTCCCCTGGTGCACATTGACACCGAACACAACTTCCCGGAAGTGATTGAATTTCGCGACTGGAAAGCCAAGCAATTGGGCGAAGAACTGATTGTTCGTTCACTGGAAGGCTCCATCAAAAAGGGCACCATTCGCCTGCCGCACCCCGACGCTTCACGCAATGCGTTTCAAAGCGTCACACTGCTTGAGACCCAGGAAGAATTTGGCTTTGACGCACTGATGGGCGGCGCACGCCGTGATGAAGAAAAAGCACGTGCGAAAGAACGTATTTTTTCGTTCCGCGATGGCTTTGGTCAATGGGACCCAAAAAACCAGCGTCCTGAACTTTGGGACCTGTACAACACCCGCGTTCACCCCGGCGAACACATGCGCGTGTTCCCGATTTCCAACTGGACTGAACTGGATGTGTGGCAATACATTGAACGCGAAAAGCTGGAACTGCCCAACATTTACTACGCCCATGAACGCGAGATTATCGAGCGCAATGGTTTGTTGGTGCCTGTTACCGAGATGACCCAACCCAAGGCCGGTGAAACTGTCACAACGCGCACAGTGCGCTTCCGCACTGTGGGCGACATTACCTGCACCTGCCCAGTGGCAAGCACTGCAGCCACGCCAGCTGAAATCATTACTGAAACAGCGGTGACCGACATTACCGAGCGCGGCGCAACCCGCATGGACGATCAAACTTCCGAGGCCTCTATGGAGCGCCGCAAGAAAGAAGGTTATTTCTGA
- a CDS encoding sulfate adenylyltransferase subunit 1: MNAINEALKLSTQDHGVLRFITAGSVDDGKSTLIGRLLFDSKGIFADQLAAISKAKNKRTAGDTIDFSLLTDGLEAEREQGITIDVAYRYFATPARKFIVADTPGHEQYTRNMVTGASTADVAIVLVDITRVAFEESTEGLKATLLAQTKRHSAIAGKLGIPAILFAVNKMDLVDFDHAKFIATEKAVRELAVTVGVQEALVLPISALTGDNVVTSSPKTPWYTGQPLLPILENIPSRADRAEAAHKVGFRFPVQLVARHDGHKAEDFRGYMGRVEGGSVKVGDTVVVHPSGQSAVVQRIVFLNDDLPEAHLGQCVTLVLDRDVDVSRGDQIVSVGDTVNHAPVKALTADICWLDNEPLNPARKYWIKQTTRQTQAKIKSVNLVLDIHTLLHGESTKTVQMNDIAQIELVLAQPIVADLYTECRATGSFILIDSATNQTVAAGMIVAKN, encoded by the coding sequence ATGAATGCAATTAACGAAGCCTTGAAACTGAGCACCCAAGACCATGGGGTACTGCGCTTCATCACCGCTGGTTCTGTCGACGACGGAAAGTCTACCCTGATCGGCCGCCTGCTCTTTGACAGCAAAGGTATTTTTGCCGACCAGCTGGCTGCCATTTCCAAGGCAAAAAACAAGCGCACTGCCGGCGATACCATCGACTTTTCATTGCTAACCGATGGCTTGGAAGCCGAGCGTGAGCAAGGCATTACCATCGACGTGGCCTACCGCTACTTCGCCACACCTGCGCGCAAGTTCATTGTGGCCGACACACCGGGCCACGAGCAGTACACCCGCAACATGGTGACTGGTGCGTCCACAGCCGATGTAGCCATTGTGCTGGTCGACATTACCCGCGTTGCATTTGAAGAAAGCACAGAAGGCCTGAAAGCCACGCTGCTGGCCCAAACCAAACGCCACAGCGCCATTGCCGGCAAGTTGGGCATTCCCGCCATTTTGTTTGCCGTGAACAAAATGGACCTGGTTGATTTCGACCACGCCAAATTCATTGCCACCGAAAAAGCCGTGCGTGAGCTGGCAGTCACCGTGGGCGTACAAGAAGCGCTGGTGCTGCCGATTTCAGCCCTGACCGGCGACAACGTGGTCACCAGCAGCCCCAAAACCCCTTGGTACACTGGCCAGCCCTTGCTGCCCATTCTGGAAAACATTCCCAGCCGTGCTGACCGTGCAGAAGCTGCGCACAAGGTGGGTTTCCGCTTCCCGGTGCAATTGGTGGCCCGCCACGATGGTCACAAAGCCGAGGACTTCCGCGGCTACATGGGCCGTGTTGAAGGTGGCAGCGTGAAGGTGGGCGACACCGTGGTGGTTCACCCTTCTGGCCAAAGCGCAGTTGTACAGCGCATTGTATTTTTGAACGATGATTTGCCCGAAGCCCACTTGGGGCAGTGTGTCACCTTGGTGCTGGACCGCGATGTGGATGTATCCCGTGGCGATCAAATTGTCAGCGTTGGCGACACAGTGAACCACGCCCCGGTGAAAGCATTGACGGCCGACATTTGCTGGCTGGACAATGAGCCATTGAACCCTGCTCGCAAGTACTGGATCAAGCAGACCACGCGCCAAACCCAGGCCAAAATCAAATCCGTGAATTTGGTGCTCGACATTCACACCCTGCTGCATGGTGAAAGCACCAAAACGGTGCAAATGAACGACATCGCACAGATTGAATTGGTGCTGGCCCAGCCCATCGTGGCGGATTTGTACACCGAATGCCGCGCAACGGGTAGTTTTATCCTGATTGACAGTGCCACCAACCAAACCGTGGCAGCTGGCATGATCGTTGCAAAGAACTAA